From Mus musculus strain C57BL/6J chromosome 8, GRCm38.p6 C57BL/6J, a single genomic window includes:
- the Aktip gene encoding AKT-interacting protein isoform X2, which produces MNPLWSMSAGSVRKRAEGEEKTLAGDVKTSPPRSAPKKQLPSIPKNALPIAKPTSPAPAAQSTNGTHASYGPFYLEYSLLAEFTLVVKQKLPGVYVQPSYRSALVWFGVIFIRHGLYQDGVFKFTVYIPDNYPDGDCPRLLFDIPVFHPLVDPTSGELDVKRAFAKWRRNHNHIWQVLMYARRVFYKIDTTSPLNPEAAVLYEKDIQLFKSKVVDSVKVCTARLFDQPKIEDPYAISFSPWNPSVHDEAREKMLTQKKPDEQHNKSVHVAGLSWVKPGSVQPFSKEEKTVAT; this is translated from the exons ATGAACCCTTTGTGGAGCATGTCTGCAGGCTCTGTGCGCAAA CGAGCTGAAGGTGAAGAGAAGACATTAGCAGGAGATGTGAAAACCAGTCCTCCACGAAGTGCACCCAAAAAACAGCTACCTTCTATTCCCAAAAATGCTCTACCCATAGCGAAGCCTACGTCTCCTGCCCCAGCAGCGCAGTCAACAAACGGCACCCATGCCTCTTATGGACCCTTCTACCTGGAATATTCGCTTCTTGCAGAATT TACTCTGGTAGTGAAGCAGAAGCTGCCAGGAGTCTACGTACAGCCATCTTACCGCTCTGCATTAG TGTGGTTTGGAGTAATATTCATACGGCACGGGCTGTATCAGGATGGCGTATTCAAATTTACGGTGTATATTCCTGATAACTATCCTGATGGCGACTGTCCG CGCTTGCTGTTTGATATTCCCGTCTTTCACCCACTAGTTGATCCCACCTCGGGTGAGCTGGATGTGAAAAGAGCGTTCGCAAAGTGGAG GCGGAACCATAACCATATATGGCAGGTGTTAATGTATGCGAGGAGAGTCTTCTACAAGATCGACACGACGAGCCCCCTGAACCCAGAGGCCGCAGTGCT GTATGAAAAAGACattcaactttttaaaagtaaagtgGTCGACAGTGTTAAAGTGTGTACTGCCCGTCTTTTTGACCAGCCCAAGATAGAAGACCCCTACGCCATTAG CTTTTCTCCGTGGAACCCTTCTGTACATGATGAGGCCAGAGAAAAGATGCTGACTCAGAAG AAGCCTGATGAACAGCACAATAAAAGTGTTCATGTTGCTGGCCTGTCATGGGTAAAGCCTGGCTCAGTACAACCTTTCagtaaagaagagaaaacagtAGCAACCTAA
- the Aktip gene encoding AKT-interacting protein isoform X3, whose protein sequence is MLSQFHLEQRAEGEEKTLAGDVKTSPPRSAPKKQLPSIPKNALPIAKPTSPAPAAQSTNGTHASYGPFYLEYSLLAEFTLVVKQKLPGVYVQPSYRSALVWFGVIFIRHGLYQDGVFKFTVYIPDNYPDGDCPRLLFDIPVFHPLVDPTSGELDVKRAFAKWRRNHNHIWQVLMYARRVFYKIDTTSPLNPEAAVLYEKDIQLFKSKVVDSVKVCTARLFDQPKIEDPYAISFSPWNPSVHDEAREKMLTQKKKPDEQHNKSVHVAGLSWVKPGSVQPFSKEEKTVAT, encoded by the exons ATGCTCTCACAATTTCATCTTGAACAGCGAGCTGAAGGTGAAGAGAAGACATTAGCAGGAGATGTGAAAACCAGTCCTCCACGAAGTGCACCCAAAAAACAGCTACCTTCTATTCCCAAAAATGCTCTACCCATAGCGAAGCCTACGTCTCCTGCCCCAGCAGCGCAGTCAACAAACGGCACCCATGCCTCTTATGGACCCTTCTACCTGGAATATTCGCTTCTTGCAGAATT TACTCTGGTAGTGAAGCAGAAGCTGCCAGGAGTCTACGTACAGCCATCTTACCGCTCTGCATTAG TGTGGTTTGGAGTAATATTCATACGGCACGGGCTGTATCAGGATGGCGTATTCAAATTTACGGTGTATATTCCTGATAACTATCCTGATGGCGACTGTCCG CGCTTGCTGTTTGATATTCCCGTCTTTCACCCACTAGTTGATCCCACCTCGGGTGAGCTGGATGTGAAAAGAGCGTTCGCAAAGTGGAG GCGGAACCATAACCATATATGGCAGGTGTTAATGTATGCGAGGAGAGTCTTCTACAAGATCGACACGACGAGCCCCCTGAACCCAGAGGCCGCAGTGCT GTATGAAAAAGACattcaactttttaaaagtaaagtgGTCGACAGTGTTAAAGTGTGTACTGCCCGTCTTTTTGACCAGCCCAAGATAGAAGACCCCTACGCCATTAG CTTTTCTCCGTGGAACCCTTCTGTACATGATGAGGCCAGAGAAAAGATGCTGACTCAGAAG AAGAAGCCTGATGAACAGCACAATAAAAGTGTTCATGTTGCTGGCCTGTCATGGGTAAAGCCTGGCTCAGTACAACCTTTCagtaaagaagagaaaacagtAGCAACCTAA
- the Aktip gene encoding AKT-interacting protein isoform X5, which produces MNPLWSMSAGSVRKRAEGEEKTLAGDVKTSPPRSAPKKQLPSIPKNALPIAKPTSPAPAAQSTNGTHASYGPFYLEYSLLAEFTLVVKQKLPGVYVQPSYRSALVWFGVIFIRHGLYQDGVFKFTVYIPDNYPDGDCPRLLFDIPVFHPLVDPTSGELDVKRAFAKWRRNHNHIWQVLMYARRVFYKIDTTSPLNPEAAVLYEKDIQLFKSKVVDSVKVCTARLFDQPKIEDPYAISFSPWNPSVHDEAREKMLTQKT; this is translated from the exons ATGAACCCTTTGTGGAGCATGTCTGCAGGCTCTGTGCGCAAA CGAGCTGAAGGTGAAGAGAAGACATTAGCAGGAGATGTGAAAACCAGTCCTCCACGAAGTGCACCCAAAAAACAGCTACCTTCTATTCCCAAAAATGCTCTACCCATAGCGAAGCCTACGTCTCCTGCCCCAGCAGCGCAGTCAACAAACGGCACCCATGCCTCTTATGGACCCTTCTACCTGGAATATTCGCTTCTTGCAGAATT TACTCTGGTAGTGAAGCAGAAGCTGCCAGGAGTCTACGTACAGCCATCTTACCGCTCTGCATTAG TGTGGTTTGGAGTAATATTCATACGGCACGGGCTGTATCAGGATGGCGTATTCAAATTTACGGTGTATATTCCTGATAACTATCCTGATGGCGACTGTCCG CGCTTGCTGTTTGATATTCCCGTCTTTCACCCACTAGTTGATCCCACCTCGGGTGAGCTGGATGTGAAAAGAGCGTTCGCAAAGTGGAG GCGGAACCATAACCATATATGGCAGGTGTTAATGTATGCGAGGAGAGTCTTCTACAAGATCGACACGACGAGCCCCCTGAACCCAGAGGCCGCAGTGCT GTATGAAAAAGACattcaactttttaaaagtaaagtgGTCGACAGTGTTAAAGTGTGTACTGCCCGTCTTTTTGACCAGCCCAAGATAGAAGACCCCTACGCCATTAG CTTTTCTCCGTGGAACCCTTCTGTACATGATGAGGCCAGAGAAAAGATGCTGACTCAGAAG
- the Aktip gene encoding AKT-interacting protein isoform X1, translated as MNPLWSMSAGSVRKRAEGEEKTLAGDVKTSPPRSAPKKQLPSIPKNALPIAKPTSPAPAAQSTNGTHASYGPFYLEYSLLAEFTLVVKQKLPGVYVQPSYRSALVWFGVIFIRHGLYQDGVFKFTVYIPDNYPDGDCPRLLFDIPVFHPLVDPTSGELDVKRAFAKWRRNHNHIWQVLMYARRVFYKIDTTSPLNPEAAVLYEKDIQLFKSKVVDSVKVCTARLFDQPKIEDPYAISFSPWNPSVHDEAREKMLTQKKKPDEQHNKSVHVAGLSWVKPGSVQPFSKEEKTVAT; from the exons ATGAACCCTTTGTGGAGCATGTCTGCAGGCTCTGTGCGCAAA CGAGCTGAAGGTGAAGAGAAGACATTAGCAGGAGATGTGAAAACCAGTCCTCCACGAAGTGCACCCAAAAAACAGCTACCTTCTATTCCCAAAAATGCTCTACCCATAGCGAAGCCTACGTCTCCTGCCCCAGCAGCGCAGTCAACAAACGGCACCCATGCCTCTTATGGACCCTTCTACCTGGAATATTCGCTTCTTGCAGAATT TACTCTGGTAGTGAAGCAGAAGCTGCCAGGAGTCTACGTACAGCCATCTTACCGCTCTGCATTAG TGTGGTTTGGAGTAATATTCATACGGCACGGGCTGTATCAGGATGGCGTATTCAAATTTACGGTGTATATTCCTGATAACTATCCTGATGGCGACTGTCCG CGCTTGCTGTTTGATATTCCCGTCTTTCACCCACTAGTTGATCCCACCTCGGGTGAGCTGGATGTGAAAAGAGCGTTCGCAAAGTGGAG GCGGAACCATAACCATATATGGCAGGTGTTAATGTATGCGAGGAGAGTCTTCTACAAGATCGACACGACGAGCCCCCTGAACCCAGAGGCCGCAGTGCT GTATGAAAAAGACattcaactttttaaaagtaaagtgGTCGACAGTGTTAAAGTGTGTACTGCCCGTCTTTTTGACCAGCCCAAGATAGAAGACCCCTACGCCATTAG CTTTTCTCCGTGGAACCCTTCTGTACATGATGAGGCCAGAGAAAAGATGCTGACTCAGAAG AAGAAGCCTGATGAACAGCACAATAAAAGTGTTCATGTTGCTGGCCTGTCATGGGTAAAGCCTGGCTCAGTACAACCTTTCagtaaagaagagaaaacagtAGCAACCTAA
- the Aktip gene encoding AKT-interacting protein isoform X6, whose amino-acid sequence MLSQFHLEQRAEGEEKTLAGDVKTSPPRSAPKKQLPSIPKNALPIAKPTSPAPAAQSTNGTHASYGPFYLEYSLLAEFTLVVKQKLPGVYVQPSYRSALVWFGVIFIRHGLYQDGVFKFTVYIPDNYPDGDCPRLLFDIPVFHPLVDPTSGELDVKRAFAKWRRNHNHIWQVLMYARRVFYKIDTTSPLNPEAAVLYEKDIQLFKSKVVDSVKVCTARLFDQPKIEDPYAISFSPWNPSVHDEAREKMLTQKT is encoded by the exons ATGCTCTCACAATTTCATCTTGAACAGCGAGCTGAAGGTGAAGAGAAGACATTAGCAGGAGATGTGAAAACCAGTCCTCCACGAAGTGCACCCAAAAAACAGCTACCTTCTATTCCCAAAAATGCTCTACCCATAGCGAAGCCTACGTCTCCTGCCCCAGCAGCGCAGTCAACAAACGGCACCCATGCCTCTTATGGACCCTTCTACCTGGAATATTCGCTTCTTGCAGAATT TACTCTGGTAGTGAAGCAGAAGCTGCCAGGAGTCTACGTACAGCCATCTTACCGCTCTGCATTAG TGTGGTTTGGAGTAATATTCATACGGCACGGGCTGTATCAGGATGGCGTATTCAAATTTACGGTGTATATTCCTGATAACTATCCTGATGGCGACTGTCCG CGCTTGCTGTTTGATATTCCCGTCTTTCACCCACTAGTTGATCCCACCTCGGGTGAGCTGGATGTGAAAAGAGCGTTCGCAAAGTGGAG GCGGAACCATAACCATATATGGCAGGTGTTAATGTATGCGAGGAGAGTCTTCTACAAGATCGACACGACGAGCCCCCTGAACCCAGAGGCCGCAGTGCT GTATGAAAAAGACattcaactttttaaaagtaaagtgGTCGACAGTGTTAAAGTGTGTACTGCCCGTCTTTTTGACCAGCCCAAGATAGAAGACCCCTACGCCATTAG CTTTTCTCCGTGGAACCCTTCTGTACATGATGAGGCCAGAGAAAAGATGCTGACTCAGAAG
- the Aktip gene encoding AKT-interacting protein isoform X4, with product MLSQFHLEQRAEGEEKTLAGDVKTSPPRSAPKKQLPSIPKNALPIAKPTSPAPAAQSTNGTHASYGPFYLEYSLLAEFTLVVKQKLPGVYVQPSYRSALVWFGVIFIRHGLYQDGVFKFTVYIPDNYPDGDCPRLLFDIPVFHPLVDPTSGELDVKRAFAKWRRNHNHIWQVLMYARRVFYKIDTTSPLNPEAAVLYEKDIQLFKSKVVDSVKVCTARLFDQPKIEDPYAISFSPWNPSVHDEAREKMLTQKKPDEQHNKSVHVAGLSWVKPGSVQPFSKEEKTVAT from the exons ATGCTCTCACAATTTCATCTTGAACAGCGAGCTGAAGGTGAAGAGAAGACATTAGCAGGAGATGTGAAAACCAGTCCTCCACGAAGTGCACCCAAAAAACAGCTACCTTCTATTCCCAAAAATGCTCTACCCATAGCGAAGCCTACGTCTCCTGCCCCAGCAGCGCAGTCAACAAACGGCACCCATGCCTCTTATGGACCCTTCTACCTGGAATATTCGCTTCTTGCAGAATT TACTCTGGTAGTGAAGCAGAAGCTGCCAGGAGTCTACGTACAGCCATCTTACCGCTCTGCATTAG TGTGGTTTGGAGTAATATTCATACGGCACGGGCTGTATCAGGATGGCGTATTCAAATTTACGGTGTATATTCCTGATAACTATCCTGATGGCGACTGTCCG CGCTTGCTGTTTGATATTCCCGTCTTTCACCCACTAGTTGATCCCACCTCGGGTGAGCTGGATGTGAAAAGAGCGTTCGCAAAGTGGAG GCGGAACCATAACCATATATGGCAGGTGTTAATGTATGCGAGGAGAGTCTTCTACAAGATCGACACGACGAGCCCCCTGAACCCAGAGGCCGCAGTGCT GTATGAAAAAGACattcaactttttaaaagtaaagtgGTCGACAGTGTTAAAGTGTGTACTGCCCGTCTTTTTGACCAGCCCAAGATAGAAGACCCCTACGCCATTAG CTTTTCTCCGTGGAACCCTTCTGTACATGATGAGGCCAGAGAAAAGATGCTGACTCAGAAG AAGCCTGATGAACAGCACAATAAAAGTGTTCATGTTGCTGGCCTGTCATGGGTAAAGCCTGGCTCAGTACAACCTTTCagtaaagaagagaaaacagtAGCAACCTAA